The Synchiropus splendidus isolate RoL2022-P1 chromosome 8, RoL_Sspl_1.0, whole genome shotgun sequence nucleotide sequence AGACTGAATTCAGGCCCATGCTGCAGCTCGGTTGCTAGCATCACGGTGGACAGGATGCTAGAAGTGACAACGTGAAAAAAATCCCTCTTACCATTTCATCTGTTTGGCTCCCATGCTGATGTTCAGAAGCTTAACCGGTCGCAGCCCTGCATCTGGGTAATGCCCTGCTTCTCAGTCAGGACCATAGCCCAAATTCAGAGGCAGCagggagaggagcagcagcctgCCGGGTCTCCACGCCGCACACTGTGCTCACTCAAGAACAACAGCACATACAAATCCTCTTCAGCAGCATTTCAAAAAAAGAAGAGCAGATTTAAAtcaaaaaaccttttttttccctgggtTGTGTCAGAAGCCTAGAGAGGGAGGATTCAGCTGGAGAGGCTGAAGTCCGTCTGCTTTCTCATTGCTCTGTGGTTGAGCTCACTAGCTCCCGGTCACCAGCACATTGTTGTTTGTCCATTCACACAAGAACTGATTCAGCTCCTGTGCATCTTTTCACCCTGTTTTTTCTGCGTTTATTCTCCATTCACTGCCTCCCTCTGCCCTCTTCTGCTCTGCCACACTGCTTTGTGTCTGTCTCTGCTTCTTTTAGGAAATGGGGATGTCAGACATAGCTCTGGGTGAGTTTACCCTCCCCCCTCAGCTCCTTACCTCCTCCCATCAACTCTTCTTTCACAAGGGGGAGGAGGGAATCGTTGCCCCCTCTTTCAACCTTTTCTCCATGATACTTGTGTGGGAATATAAACCAGTAGTTCGGTCTAAATGTGAcagccacacagcagcagcagcagcagcagcatacCACACATGTCTGAacacagatgacttgggtaatgATATATTTCAACCTCCTGACCAGACTTCATTCTTCAAGTTGTTTGCTTCTGTAACCCTGGCTTCCAAACAGTGATTCAGGAATCACCTGCTTACTTTCTAgcagtaattacatttttagatAAAGAAAACCCATGATGTTGAGCATCATCATGACGTGAATACAGAGCAGAACAATGCAAGCAAGATTTAAAGACTCAATTTCACAAACCAGCCTCCTGTCCCATTGTCTTCTCATCCCCAAACAATTGTCTTCTCATCCCCAAACAATAGCCTGTCTGCTTGTTCTGTCTGGGATAGCCATTGCAAGTCAGCCTCCCCCCCGCCACATCCTTGTTCATCACATCCATAAAACTGGTTGGTTGTCGTCCAACCCTTCATCGTCCAACCTCCCGGTTTGTCTCTACAAGTCATACACCCGAGGAAACTCTAAACTTGTTCAATCTATCAAATAAGAGTTGCAAATCCTCATCCCTCCTGCATCAAGATAAGATGCTACAAGAACAGGGGTTTCAAACTTATGGTTCGCTGGCCATTTGCAGCCCTCGGGATACAGTTTTATGGCCCCTAATTGTTAACATTTTGACAGGTGGTATATTTTAGACTGACCGACACGTGCAAGTGTCTGAtttaagtttttctttttagaaaAGGAAAATAAGGAAATGTATATTTCCACAATCAGTATTACCAAGTAACATTTTAGAATTTTAGGACgaaaacatgagaaataaaATTGATAAAATATTAGCATGCAAATATTATAGATACAAACCTGCCATACTGTTTACAGTATGAAGCCCCAATTTGAAACATGGTAAAATTGCACAGTAAAATCGAATATTAGAATGTTTGTAGTGTTCTGAAGATAATGTCTCAGATAGTGAAAATTATATTGCTGATATCACTGGAATTTTGTTCTCCTGAGTATATGGACAAACATCAGAAAATTATTAATACTGTTCGATGTAGTGATggaatgatgaggcttcatgaaacaatagaGCCCACAAGATGGCAGTCTATGCTAAAAAAACTTtacatttgaacaaccatttctaTGAAATCTTCGATGAAAATTTATatagagagcgccacctactgagctccgaaaatgaggagactgtttcacaAAACCTCCATCCAAAGTCCAACACTGATTCAAGGTATCTTCAAATATATTACAAGTATTTGACTGTACTCCAGGCTGCACTTTGTGACCACAAATCCACAAGTTTGTGTTTCCAAAACTTCAGCATTTGCAAGTATTAACACATTCTATTCTTTCTAGGATTgattatgaaaaacacttgctCGAATGCAGATTGATGACTCAGGTATTTTAAAGCTGAGACATGGGAGCGGTAGGAATACATCATCATTAAGTTGTCAGAAACAATGCTGGCGGCGTGAGACAGCACTAAGTGTAGTTTGCATTCACACGCCTTGCAACACGTTTGTGTGTTCATTTCTAAATGAGCGAGCATCAAGTTACGCCTGCGTGAGCAAAGAGGATCAGCGGACGACCAGAAACGTGCCACATTTGTACTTGTTAACATCAGCAAGAGAGGGAAGTGACACTTTCACTGAGGGCTGTTGGAATAAAGGCGAATATGATCAAGCTCCAAACATTAGTCTGGCTGCCTAATTTATATCCTCTAAGATTACAACATGACTAGTGGCATTCGAAATGCAAGATGACACAGGTAATATTCTTGTTGCAGCTGTCTGAAATCCAGCTCACTGAGAGAAAATTGTGCCATTGTTTCACTTCAGAGTGGCAGGTACGAGGCTGAAGAGACAATCTGATCATTTAATCCGCTTATCCAATTGTTcgggcaaatttatggcaaaatTTGTTCTCACCAAGCTGAATTTTCCAACAAAACTTTCACCACTGAACTCCAAAGTTGCTACATATTCTTGAGAAGATTTGTTGACTTAAGTACTGGTGTAGTGAATTTCGTGTCACCAAGCCTGGAGAGTACAACTATCTGAGATTGTACGCAGTGATATGCTGTATGACATTTATATTAAGGAGCAAAAACCTGGAGATACCTGTAAtaagatattttttaaattatttgtttacacacatttgaaaatgtatacATCTTTTTAAGATATCTAAAACTTTCCACTACAATTACTCACATTAATACCATGATTGTATTCAGCAGAATCTATTAGCCTCTGGCTGGTCAACAgattgaacataaaaaaaagaaaagacacgATAACAGGTGGACTAAATGTTCCCAAAATTAAATATTGTTTCCCTCCGGACCTTCCAAAGAGCTTATGGAAGTGTCATTGCTGTTGCACGGTTGCTGGTCATtgctgcatgtgtgcgtgtttgcATCCTGGAGACACCTACTCAAGCAGGAATTACAGTTGTTTAAGTGTTTGTCTGCAAATGTTATGTCATTCGCATTATGTAAGATGAAGCCACAACACGTTACAGATGTCTTGGGCACGTAAAAGTAGCCATGTCCGTCATcagaaaaaatgtcttcagtcaTTTCAAGTGGGAATTACATGCTGATGTTCACACAGTTTACAATATGTTATCCAATAGTTGCTGTACTAATAGCTGCACACAGAAATTCAGATTCAACTATGAGATTGACAGAAATTTCATACGATAATTACAAAGCACcgaaacattatttttaaaatcacagtGTTGAAtactaaaaaatattttaaatacagaTGGTTTTGGAGTCTgctttgatttaaaatgaatgcaacagtatCTAGTTTTAGATGTCGTCTAGATaaaaatgaagattttttttttttagaaaacataCAGAAGGTATGTAAATCATTAAATTATCAAACAAATACTCGACTGTTTCTTTGAAATTCATTTCAGCTGTAAACGTGCGTTCACAATAACTCAAAAACACGTGTTTTATTTTAGCTTTGTAGAAAACTAGCACGTATATTATAGAGAAGAAAACACTTACAGCTGCAGGCTCAGCTTCACTTGCGGTCGTAGTCGGGAAACCAGCATTCGTGTTTATGTCTAAAGTCTAATGAAAAGCTAAAATATTAACAAAGTTGTCATGTATATGTTTCCAAAAAACGAGGAAAGAAATACGTGCACATAGTTGCCAAAGAAtcaagtataaaaaaaaaaaaagacacgcgATGATTGACAGTTTTGTGGACCAATCAGACGTTAGATCGCCGCGTCACGTGAGCGTGACGAAGCGGAAATAGAGTTGGGATCCGCGAGCAGCTCATGCTAAAGGTGCTACTGAACGGTAAACAGTGTTTACAACGATGAAAACGACAACGAAACACCGCGTGTATGCGTTATTTGTTCCAACAAAAGATAGCTGAATAAGCGTGGACGTGTGTGATGATtttaatactttattaatcCGCTGATACTTAGCATCGATAGTCGGTAATTACCTCCCGAAGACCACATCGGCAGTCAGTCGTTACGAGCCCTGAACTTTACGTCTCTTTTGTTTCCCAGCACCATGGCGAAGAATCCACTTGGAAAGACCTTGCTGAGGAACGTTATTCGACACACCGATGCCCACAATAAGGTGAGTGTCTCAGAGAGCTCCTGTTTTCAATGGAAATAAGAGGAAACCAAGATGAGATTTATTTAAACTCGTTGGACCCTGTGAAAGAACAGCCGTTTATCATCAGAGCACATAAAGGGAGAGATATGTGATTCAAAACATGGTGTGTAGTAGTAGCTAGCTGTGAACTATGAGTTTGTCAAGATGAGGATTTCATCCTGCTAAAAGTCTGTTGCCTCAAAAGCTTGTTCATTCACCACCTGGTGACGAGTGTCTGACTGAAGGTGCTCTCCATCGGTCACAACTCATGCTACATTTTAGCCCTGGCCCTCCACTCAATCATTTCTCCTGTGCAATCCAGTTTTTCTTCCTATAATAAAGGGCAAACCTGTCACATTGTGGCAACTCCTAAATGAGGGATTCATCTGAGGCCTTCTATAAGTGAGAAACCTTCTATTCAAGTTGAATAGAATTGATTCAATAAGGCTTTATTCATCCCACAGTAGGGAGATTCAACATGAACATTAAGCTAAGAGTGAATGAATTGGAAACAGCATTGTGATTATACTGAAGCAAATCTTGTTGTCAATCTCATTTAAAAATGCGATCAGGCTGTATTGTTGTGATGTTATTGAATCATGCTAACTTATAATAATGAGTTGAATGATGTGCGGATGTTTGTGAAATAGTGTTCTGTATGTCTGTATGGGCTTAAACATACTCACCGTTCATCATCCACTGCAGATCCAGGAGGAGACAGACATGTGGAAGATGCGCGGTTATGAGGTCCAAATGttgcaaaacaaacactttccAGCAACAGAAAGTACAAGGTATGAAACTCTGAATGTGCGGGTTTAATTTATACCAGTGAAAGTCAAGTGACAACACAGCCCGTCTGGGAGTCTGTCTTCATATAGTCACTTCTGGTCCTGGGAGCTGTTACTGCATGTCGACTCCTTCGTAATATAATCATGTCCACACTTCAGGGGCAGGATGCACTGCGATCGGGACCAGAGCGAGTTTGTGAGTCGATCAAGGGAGCGCACAGAACACGATGACAGAGACGCCAGATACTGGACCCGGAAGCTTTACGACTTTGAGGACAAGGATCCTGACCGGTAtgtgaagcttttttttatgCTGAAATGCTCCACAGCAAACACACCAGGGAAGCTCCAAATCCTCTTGGTTGAATGTGAAAGgaattgtttttgccatgttTTCTGGGTCTACGTCTCATTAGATGTTGCGTCAAATGTCGAAACCCAGATCTGAGAATGATGACACACCAGCAAAACATCCGCCCTAGTGtatatgaaatattaatgtttgTGTACCACTTGTCGAGGTGATGTTGCGGTTGGGTGTTATTCTGAAGCCATTTTCAATCAGGGGTGGTCGAGTTAAACCCCTCTCTCCTTCAAAGGACCATATTACGAGTTGCTTCAAGCGAAATAAAGCATCACCTTAACATGTACTGGAATGTGAAAGAAGACGTTAAACCCTTTTTAGTACAATTCAGATTTAGAAATACGTCCTCCCCATGTATTACATTTTACAGGGCAAGCACGGcacttcagacatttttgtTCAATATAACACTGAACATTAACTTGTTCTATGCAAACATTTATCTCTGTCCTTCTTTATCTCGTCCATGAACCTTGTTGCTTGTCTCTTCATATTCACGCATGTATTCTGCCCTTCTTTTCAACAACATATCTCTTCAAACCTTCTCACTTTTACTACAAACCAGTGTCATTACTTCATCAGCAAACAAGAGCCTTCAAATAATTTAAGGTTTAACACATGAGAACAGGAGGCaactgatgatggtgatgtccACTTTACTCTTGAAATATTTTGCGATTGCTAAATGGATTGGAATTGACTTGTTTACATTTTGCAGATGGGGACACAGCGGCTTCAAGGAGCTTTACCCGGAGgactttgagagtgagaggtaATCGCACACGCACCACTGCACTAAATCAGTCAGTAACTGGATACTTAATCCAGGCTTTCATTGGTCCCTCACCAATTTGAATGTGCAATCCATCATAAATTACACCTTCTAAATGGGTGCTCTTCTTACTTGACACTATCTTAAGATCAAGTCAAGCACATTTTATGCCTCCTTAGAAGTTTTTGTTTACCTCCGTTGCTTTACGGTGATACTTCGAAATGAGACAAACGACCAAGCAATGTTGTGTCACCTAACTGTTTCTTTTGTATAAGAAGCATAGCTTAAGCTTTCATTTTATGGTCACCAGTTTAAAAAAGCAGGTTTAAATATCCTGAATTTAAAAGAGAAGTGTGGAaaacatgcttttgtttgagAAGAATGTGAGACCAGCATTGTGCTTGTCGATTTTGACTGAATCGAGCAAAGTACGGCACAAAAAAGGGACACAGGAATACTAAAGGGAGTAAGTTTTAATTGCATTGCACTATAAGCACCTGCTATTTTCTCGTGGTTTCTGGGGGCTTGTACAGCGTCACggctaatatgtggatttttagaGGCGAAAGAGCaccatgctgccaaaataatgacatcagaggcattttattgaccttgaaATGCACTGGTTTCACCTGCATATCTGCAGCTCCGctcacagagccgatctccggagacgggaagcagcagctgagaccggctgtggtgtcggaaacAATACATTTTTCGCGCattattcaagttcagaacattggccagtttgtttcatgagtcagtctccatgctggaccctgatttcaaaaccagtttagaagtgatcttcGTGCATTTTGAAGAcaagtgcaccactgacctttctacggtgcagctCGCACAACTGCGCTGCTTATGTATGAAGAAAGTCTATTTTCTTCTATGAATTTAGTgtgtgtggctaatattccgctgcgctctatagtccCAGATTTACGGTAATTGTTGGGTACTTAAGAGTTAAGAATGTTTGTTAATAATAGCCCCTTGTATAAGCCTCAGTTGGATGTTCTGTCATGATAAGAAATGGATGGTTCTGTCCCATGGTAATGTCCTCAATAGAACTAGTGAAACACCAGAGTCAAGACTGAGCATTTCAGAGCTGCTGGGGTGGATGAgacctcccactgtaaacaAGTATATTTTATTAGTTGGAACCGGGGCTTGAAGTCTGTTCCGGGTGTACGGGGATTAGTTTGCCCCACAACCCTTTATTTCCGCTGAACACACCAGAATGTCTCCTGAGAATCTCGCGTTTAGGCTATCCGGTGACTGCAGGCCCCATGCTGGGAATAATCCCTGCCCCCGGTGGAGAACTCTCCGAGCTCGAACTGAAAATCGGAGCAGCAGGCTCTGCGCTGAGTTTGCTTTCTGACTCTGTTGGGGAAAAGACGGCGTTGTTGGAAGGCAGTACTGGCAACGCGCTGACCTAAAAATGGACAGGGATCTCAGAGGGAAGCTCCAGGTTGGATCATCACACGgataaatatacatttgatCGTGTTCAGCAATTTGTAGTCCGAAACTGACATTCAGAGGAAATGAATTATACAATCGGGTCGATCATTGAGTTTTTGAGTAATTTAACGTGTCTATTTTTCATCCGTAGTGAACACAGCGGTACCACAAAGAAGAGCAGATCAAAAAAGTCCAAGTCTGCCAAAGAAACTTCGAATTCTAAAAAATCATCTcgcaagaaaaagaagaaaaaaaagaagcacgaTGAGGGAAGGCGGAAAAAGACGGCGTGTTCGagcagtgacagcagcagtgatgacagCAGCGACgccaaagacaaaaagaaaaggacTAAAAATCaacataaaaggaaaaaaagtacGAGGAGAAAGGAGGACAGCAGCTCGGGGGACAGTGACGATGACAAAGAACGGGACAGATGGAAACACAGTCGTAAAAGACGAAAGCAGGACTCGAACAAAGACTCGTCTCCTGACTTCAGAAAGAAGAGACGGAAAAACTCGAAGGCAGCAGGTGAAGACGGCTCGGATGCATGTCGAGACTGAGACACGGTGTTCTGAAAACGACCGCGGCGTCCTTTGTTCCCCTCAATTGTGCAGAGGTACTTTCTCTGCAAGCTGCCCGGTCCGCTGTGACACCTTCAAGTCCAAACTGTTGGTGCAGCAGGATCTTACCTTCCCTGCAGTGGGGTGATACATCATGTCTGCACGCAGCTGTTGGGAGGAAAGAGGGATCTTCAGAGCACATCTGTTGAACAGTAAAACTCATGTGAAGCTTCAGTGACTGTCCACGGATACCTCATGCGGACTGCCGCTTGTCCTCATTTCTGTCTcattttaaagcttttttttttagatttttaaaatgtttttacatcAGGAATAAAGCAATTTTGTTGAAAAAGGGGTTGTTCCGATTGATCAGGTGTTTGGAAACCAAGTCCAAATGCTGCACATATTTGAATTTACGACACATACTTCATCaatattattcattattcatcaaTATATTATTCATGGAATCCCAGCAAATAATAATGTGACCATACTAATGAATTCATGCTGCCATTCCAGGTATATTTTTAGCCGTTGCAGATAGTTATTAAATCAGATCATCGTTTACGAATGACTGGTTGTTTCCTTTGATCAAGTTTTCCGCCTTCTCATGAAACAATCACAGAATTATGCCGCTATATTTCCTTTGCTATTGTTGTGCCAGATTTATTCCCTTTGTTTAAGCAACAAAGCatgtcagagcagcagaatGAGATGGCAGCCTGAGcttacataaataataattcatatttcaacactatatttaaataaaaagtgagaTAATTTGATTTTAAACCAGCTTTTTACTTGTCAGACTGAGgagaaaatgaacagaaaaaagaTCTGTCGTCTGTCTTGACTCACCAAACATGCAATATCTATCTTTTGAAGTCGCTGGACTCCAGTGTCCGGAGGAAGTGCCTCCTCTGTGTTGTTCTGCGatggttgttttgtttcccagAAGCCTGGACTATGCAAGATAAACTACAGAGCTTGTCTTATGACTTGGGGTCTTTGCTTCCTGAAAGCCTCTGTGGATGCTGGTGTAAATCCTTCAAATATTGCTTCAATCTGGGCAAGGACATAGACAACAACATGGAAAACGTGGCCTCGCATTACACTAAAAAGACGCTCGGTTCCAGGAGTAATCTGAGATTGAAATGGCCCACAACAACCGTCGACACGCTTTTCAGGAAACCAGATCTATTTCTGTAAAAGCCGTGGCGCATAAgtatcatttaaatgtgtcGATTTTCAAAGGACTATAGCCAAAACAGCTGTTTAAATTCCACCCCGGAGGCATTGCTGTGATCAGTGGGCAGCAAAGAGAAAGTCTTTTTCGATCCTCTTTGTTTGCGCCAAGAAGATTCTGAAGGATTGAAGAGAGCTGCACCATGATAACCCTCTGTAGTCGGAGCTTTAGCTCCAGTCGCAAGCAGCTTAACTCCGGCCTGCTCTACCTCCAAATATACCAAGTAGTTTTCTGATAATATGGACTTCTATACATGTTTACTTTGTATACTAATGATGTAGTTTAGTTTTTTGTCCCCCCCTACTGGAGGCAAACGGACCCTACACCTTCTTCAGGCATGGCTGGTTGGTTCATCTTGTCCCAAAACGCCTCCCTCTCAGCTCATTGAGCAGCTTTCTCAGAAGTACAAACCTTATAAATAGTTGTGGggaatgaaatattcattgtGCAGACCTGCATGTCCTcacctgcgcacacacacattcacacacacctgcggctgaaacacaaaaaataaaacaccatcGGTGATGCACAATGAAGTTTAAACCCACGCACAAAATTTAATACCCATCATGAGGAGATAAATGGTCCAAACTTTGACATACTAAATCAGTGTGATGACACaggtttttaatgtaaaaactTGCAGCCAACACCCAAATGCTTGGTAAAAAGTCATGTGACATATGACTTACTTACTTACATAGTTAGTACACATACATCAATGTTttaatatacttatatatgcctttttttttagtttggagTCTTTTTATCTAGACCAGCCA carries:
- the nkapd1 gene encoding NKAP domain containing 1, whose amino-acid sequence is MAKNPLGKTLLRNVIRHTDAHNKIQEETDMWKMRGYEVQMLQNKHFPATESTRGRMHCDRDQSEFVSRSRERTEHDDRDARYWTRKLYDFEDKDPDRWGHSGFKELYPEDFESESEHSGTTKKSRSKKSKSAKETSNSKKSSRKKKKKKKKHDEGRRKKTACSSSDSSSDDSSDAKDKKKRTKNQHKRKKSTRRKEDSSSGDSDDDKERDRWKHSRKRRKQDSNKDSSPDFRKKRRKNSKAAGEDGSDACRD